In Setaria italica strain Yugu1 chromosome IX, Setaria_italica_v2.0, whole genome shotgun sequence, the genomic stretch gggtaccccatgtttgccgagtatcTACCGTCTGGCACTCAGCAAACCCGCCGTTACCCCCGACGCCGTCAACGCGTATTTCGCCGAGTACatattttcgccgagtgttttttggccgtcggcaaaatatttgccgagtgctcgagttttgacactcggcaaactagtctttgccgacaggaaatttgccgtgtgctgtttgccgagtgttttcgtgtcttcgccgagtgcctgtggcactcggtAAAGTGTCTGGTTCCCGTAGTGAGATGTGGTTTGCACATATaaacggaaaaaaaaacacagtagACATACCCTTTCTCTTTTCATAGCTGCATCTTACTATTAAGATGTGGTTTGCAGATGCCAAAGTTGTTCATCTGGATAACCCCACAACAGCAAAATAATACAAAAGAATAAGTGAATAAAACAAACACTAACGCGAAGAAAGATTTGGAAAAGCAAGAGTTCCAGGTCTTATTTTCCAAACCTTTTTCCCTCCTGAACATGACATTTCCCTTGCACTATATCTTTGGAATGGAGTTTTTAATAAAGATTGATTGGTGGAGCAGAGTATTTTATTCTATGCAAAGCATTTTATTACATGGCTTTATCCACTTCCAGGCTCCAGCTCACCCTTGCGCGTGAACTGGGCCGAGCAGCAAGCCGGCTTGCACAACACTGGGCTTATCAACCACCCTTGCGCGTGTTGTTGTGATGTTGTCCCATGTACACTACAACAGAACCATCTTACAAGTACAAATTTAATCTCATTTGGAGAATAGAAGTACATATTTTAATTAGTTTATTCAAGCTCTCCGGTGCTTAAAGATTAACATTGTATATATGCACACCACGTTATATATTCCTGAGGTCAATTCAATGCCTGACCTTCTTCAAGGATACAACAATGACAGGGTACTTGGCATTCCTTATCTCGAGGTATTTTGCAACCAAGGCGGCAAACACCATGAACAGTTCGTCAAGTATGGCCTCACCGAAGTGGTTGATGATCAGAGGCTCCATCACTGCCCTTATGTTCTTATTGGCGACATTTCTACCACTGCTGGCACAATCAAGCACCACATCGCTGCCTGAGTCGTCAAGGGGATCCCAGTTGTTCTCGTAGAGTCTTATGTTTTCGATGTCAAAGAGCTCCTCCTCAATCAACGCCTTTACTTCATCCACTGATGGTGCGTAGTATGGAAGGTTAAAGGAGTTCATTTTCTCCTTTTCCACCAGACCCTGTTCCAAGCGTGCACTCTTAGATTCACCATAATGCACTACAATCATTTGTGTGTAAAGGATtctgaattttaatttgtgtgTAACTAAGTGTAGTTGTGGCTTGGGATACACTACCAGGTTGATCTTCGGACGGCCTTTTACATTTGCAGATTTTAGATTGTAGAATGCTTTAGTTCTACAATCATTTTAGATTGTAGAATGCTTTAGTTGTCATAGATTTCGTTTGAATTTTGACACATTCTTAGAAGCTTATATCTACCTACCTTTTGGACCAAACACTGGAGAGCTTTGGCAAGCAATTCAAACATGCTGCCCACTTCACCGTGCGTCAACATCTCTTCAGTCTTTCGGCCCAGAAATGTCAGAACCATACGACCACCACCAACAAGTTCTTTGCACCGCAGTGTGAGGAACAACTTGAAGTCCTTCTGAAATTGTTCTTGGAACAGTTTTACCACACTCGGTGGAGTAGTCTTCCCAATGTAAATGTTTTCTTCATTCAGATAAGTTCCATTTGACAGATCGTCAGGTACCTATACACAGTTAAATACCGTACATACATGAAACTTACAAAATTAAAGATAAATCTTTTAACATGCTATCATTCCCAACTTCATACCATTAGGAATTCTAAAGAATCCAAATTCATACTAGTTGGTTCTAAATATTGTCCATCCACTCTTATTCACAACAATTATTTGAGGAATGCAGGGAGCAATTATTCAGATCATGTGTGTATGGCTCCTTACGGCCGGTACGGTATAGGAGTATCTTTATTTAACTGAACAACAGAGAACTCTATTTAAGATAAAGTTACATTATTCTTTGAGTTGATGACAGCGTGGTGTAGACCGGCATTTTTTTTCACTCTCCATAGCTAGTGCTGCGTTCGGCGTATATACCTTGATTTtcacattatatacatgtacaaTATTTCTCTCCAGTATtactatccttttttttttccttgtggaGCAGTGTGACATGCATAC encodes the following:
- the LOC101786323 gene encoding anthranilate O-methyltransferase 2, giving the protein MKVEKDLHMSTGDGANSYAANSRIQKRALLMTKPVLQKAIQDMYTSSISSRSTVVVADLGCSSGPNTLLVVDEVMSTLRDCAREEETTDEDDRRSMQVQFFLNDLPGNDFNLVFRSLQQLQDFDVEEEDETVALPCYVAGLPGSYYRRLFPCQSVHLFHSSYSLMWRSKVPDDLSNGTYLNEENIYIGKTTPPSVVKLFQEQFQKDFKLFLTLRCKELVGGGRMVLTFLGRKTEEMLTHGEVGSMFELLAKALQCLVQKGLVEKEKMNSFNLPYYAPSVDEVKALIEEELFDIENIRLYENNWDPLDDSGSDVVLDCASSGRNVANKNIRAVMEPLIINHFGEAILDELFMVFAALVAKYLEIRNAKYPVIVVSLKKVRH